In Candidatus Contubernalis alkalaceticus, the following proteins share a genomic window:
- a CDS encoding uroporphyrinogen decarboxylase family protein, with protein MGKLIEYVQSFDRRLVSPVGGGSREKFNKSVEKYCLNPEETLARWMYFQSTEYGHDLVFSTMPMQNIVKYLGFKTSHTKNGVEYVVENQLRDEKDFKKIKTAGILKDELYKPYISCISTFKQISNKLVGGACFGPFTVAGLLLGTERLCKSCIKEPAFLHKILGRITNWIIEMAQECEREGADFFWLAEPSAVLVSKEHFESFSGMFLKHIYDSISIPGFLHVPGSTNYLIDAFIKTGAQCLSLDSHVDMRDMGHKLSQDIVVLGNINSISLLQDSADEIEKQVLRLNKEIKNFPNFIVSSGGGLSPDTPENNLKALFNITRRFPVRNREDYSHIQLLWRTMADKSFEEVNQLISLNNWSRELILSSIQEACIYLSRRLKKREVSIDEYQKRMNEINKLMGTEHIDINSSITIEDKTYRLKHIKYGF; from the coding sequence ATGGGAAAACTAATAGAATATGTTCAGAGCTTTGACAGAAGATTAGTTTCACCTGTAGGGGGTGGCAGCAGGGAAAAGTTTAATAAATCAGTTGAAAAATACTGTTTGAATCCTGAAGAAACCCTTGCCCGGTGGATGTATTTTCAATCTACTGAATATGGACACGATTTAGTTTTTTCAACCATGCCCATGCAAAATATAGTGAAGTATTTAGGTTTTAAAACTTCTCATACAAAAAATGGAGTAGAGTATGTTGTTGAAAATCAGCTTAGGGATGAAAAAGATTTCAAAAAGATAAAAACAGCAGGAATTCTTAAGGATGAACTATATAAGCCCTATATTTCTTGTATAAGTACCTTTAAACAAATATCAAACAAACTGGTTGGGGGCGCTTGTTTTGGACCTTTTACAGTGGCAGGGTTGCTGTTGGGTACAGAAAGATTATGTAAAAGCTGTATTAAAGAACCTGCTTTTCTCCATAAAATCCTGGGGAGAATAACCAATTGGATAATTGAAATGGCTCAGGAATGTGAAAGAGAAGGGGCAGATTTTTTTTGGTTGGCAGAACCCTCTGCGGTTTTGGTTTCAAAAGAACATTTTGAGAGTTTTTCAGGTATGTTTTTAAAACATATTTATGACAGTATATCAATTCCGGGCTTTTTGCATGTGCCAGGCAGCACCAATTATTTGATAGATGCATTTATAAAAACAGGTGCCCAGTGTTTGAGCCTTGATTCTCATGTGGATATGCGGGATATGGGGCATAAACTGTCCCAGGATATAGTGGTTTTAGGTAATATTAATTCTATTTCCCTGCTTCAGGACAGCGCTGATGAAATTGAAAAACAGGTATTGAGATTAAATAAAGAAATTAAAAATTTTCCGAACTTTATTGTAAGTTCAGGAGGGGGCCTTTCACCTGACACCCCGGAAAATAATTTGAAAGCATTATTTAACATAACCCGGAGGTTTCCTGTTCGGAACAGGGAGGATTACAGCCATATCCAGTTGTTATGGCGAACCATGGCAGATAAAAGTTTTGAAGAGGTCAATCAATTAATATCTCTAAATAATTGGTCCCGGGAGCTTATACTCAGCAGCATCCAGGAAGCGTGTATATATTTGAGTAGAAGGTTGAAAAAAAGGGAAGTTAGTATTGATGAATATCAAAAAAGAATGAATGAAATTAATAAGCTGATGGGAACTGAACATATCGATATAAACTCATCAATTACCATTGAAGACAAAACATATCGGCTTAAACACATAAAATATGGATTTTAG
- a CDS encoding DUF3798 domain-containing protein, with protein sequence MYKKALILFLVCIMVFSFAACSNDTDAPAETETEENAAAAEEEVEDVKDYKIGLVTPAISVSEDEFRGGERVVEKYPDIVKHLVLPENFTAEQETAIAQITSLADDESVKAIVIATGYSGILPAVQKVKEVRPDMIVITAPIWDDPDAMANYIDLCLDTDWLRRGDTIAQKAYDMGAKTYIHYSFPTHMSKELIANRHGKMKETAERLGMEFVELMTPDPHGGDSYSAMVQFLNEDIPRQIDKYGEDTNIFGTNCSMQDVIIAKALELGYIMAEQCCPTPTQGFPAAMGLEIGPEEAGDFDVINEMIKQKAAEAGATGRLSTWPIAVGYFLPEFAVEVAIRMVEGEVEVADLSQELLEEIGEEVAGVSVYFNKMKPELDNYFLMIMDSIFY encoded by the coding sequence ATGTACAAAAAAGCTTTAATATTATTTTTAGTTTGTATAATGGTTTTTTCTTTTGCAGCCTGTAGTAATGATACTGATGCGCCGGCAGAGACAGAAACGGAGGAAAATGCTGCAGCAGCAGAAGAAGAAGTGGAGGATGTAAAGGATTATAAAATTGGATTAGTAACCCCGGCCATATCCGTCAGTGAGGATGAATTCAGGGGTGGAGAGAGAGTGGTTGAAAAGTACCCTGATATAGTCAAACATCTGGTGCTGCCTGAAAACTTTACGGCAGAGCAGGAGACAGCCATTGCTCAAATTACCAGCCTGGCGGATGATGAGTCAGTAAAGGCCATTGTTATCGCCACTGGATACTCGGGGATTCTTCCGGCTGTTCAAAAGGTTAAAGAGGTCAGGCCGGATATGATCGTTATTACTGCACCTATTTGGGATGATCCTGATGCAATGGCCAACTATATTGACCTCTGCCTGGATACCGACTGGCTGAGGAGAGGAGATACTATTGCTCAAAAAGCTTATGATATGGGAGCCAAAACCTATATTCACTATTCCTTTCCTACTCATATGTCCAAAGAATTAATTGCCAATCGACATGGTAAGATGAAAGAAACAGCAGAGCGCCTGGGAATGGAATTTGTGGAATTGATGACTCCTGACCCCCATGGTGGTGACAGTTATTCTGCTATGGTTCAGTTTCTTAATGAAGATATCCCCCGGCAGATTGATAAGTACGGGGAGGATACCAACATTTTTGGTACCAACTGTTCCATGCAGGATGTAATTATTGCCAAAGCCTTAGAATTGGGCTATATTATGGCAGAGCAGTGCTGTCCTACTCCCACTCAAGGTTTCCCTGCTGCAATGGGTTTGGAAATTGGGCCCGAGGAAGCCGGAGATTTTGATGTAATCAATGAAATGATTAAACAGAAAGCAGCAGAAGCAGGAGCAACGGGAAGGCTTTCCACCTGGCCTATAGCCGTGGGTTACTTCCTACCGGAATTTGCCGTGGAAGTAGCTATTAGAATGGTAGAAGGGGAAGTGGAAGTGGCAGATCTTTCTCAGGAGCTTTTGGAGGAGATTGGGGAAGAAGTGGCAGGTGTAAGTGTATATTTTAATAAAATGAAACCGGAACTGGACAACTATTTTCTAATGATTATGGATTCGATTTTCTATTAA